Below is a window of Cytobacillus firmus DNA.
AACTTCAGGAGTTTTTTGAACAATACGACTCTGATCCGGAAGTGCAGGAAGATGCCCGGTCCAATGAGTGGCTTTTTGGGAGAGGGGCGTTGGATATGCAGAGCGGAATTGCTGTCCATCTGGCCAATCTCCTGTATTTCTCGGAAAATCCCGGTGAGCTGGAAGGCAATTTGCTGGTTATGTTCAACGCTGATGAGGAGGGTGAGCATAAAGGAAGCAGAGCAGCGCTTTCCGAATTGCTGAGACTGAAAGAAAAGATGGGCCTGGAATATATGGCTGCCATAAATAATGATTTTATCTCGCCATTGTATGACGGAGATACCACTAAGTATATCTACACGGGTACAGCAGGCAAGATTTTGCCGTGTTTCTCCATTTTCGGAAGGGAGACCCACGCTGGTGAAAGTCTTGCAGGAATTGATCCTACATTAATTGCTGCAGAGCTGACTGCGCGCATCAGCCAGAATTTTCAGCTGACTGAGAAGCTGGAAGGAGAACTGGTGCTTCCGCCAAGCTGTTTATATATGAGGGATGATAAAAAACGATATGACGTTCAGACGGCAGTGGGCTGCAGGGTTTATTTCAATTATTTTTTCTATGAGAAACCTCTGAAGCAGCTTTCGAAAGAACTGAAAATGATTGCAGAAGGTGCGGCCATAGCTGTTGAGCACCGCCTGGAAGGTGCCTATAAGGATTTTCGGACCGTCAATAAGCTGCCGGAAAGACAGCTGGACTGGGGAACAGAAGTGACGGCTTTAGATGAGTTTCTTGTCTATCTTGAAGAAAAGGGCATCGATACTGTGAGTGTTATGGAAGAAGCACGGAAAAAGAGCTCGCTTCATGAAACTGATGCCAGAATGATTGCTTTTGATATTGTAGAAGCTCTTCACCAATCAGACCCTGAGAAAAAACCCAGAGTGATTCTTTTTTATGGAACACCCTTTCTTCCTGCCAACACAATTGATGTGACTGCAGAAAGAGGCATCTTTTTAAAAAGTTGTCTGGAGGAAGTGCTTGCTGAAGAGGCTAAGAAAACAGGCGAAACATTCAAAGTCCGCAAATATTTCCCTTATTTATCAGATGGAAGCTTTTTATCTTTTGACGGCTCGGATGAGGACATACAATCTCTTAAAAAGAATTTCCCCGCATTGAACAGCCTGTTTCCGATTCCATTAAAGGCGATGAGGGATTTGAATATATCTGTAATTAACCTTGGTGTTTATGGCAAAGCTGGCCACAAGTGGACTGAGCGGGTCTATAAACCGTATACATTTGACATTTTGCCTGAGGTTATCCGAAAGCTTACAAAAAGAATACTTGAAAAGCAGGTAAATTAAATCTCTCGCCTTTCGAGGCAGAAGTAACTTTATCTGAAAAAAAGCGTCTAATGTAAGGAGAGAATTTGGGGCGGTGACAGAATGATAAAGGCTGTAATTTTTGATTTTGATGGAACCATTGTAGACACAGAATCTTTGTGGTATAAGGTCTTTAAGCATATTCTGTTTGAAGATTACGGATTTGATCTTAGGCTGGAGGATTTTGCGAAGGGCATTGGCACCACAGATGATATTCTTTTTAATTACATTGATGATAAATTAGGTATTAAAGTTAATCGTAAATCTATACAGGAAAAAACAGAAAGAGCATTCCAGAGCCAAAGAGATATTTTAATTCTGAGAGAAGGGGTTCAGGAACTGATAGGAAAATGCATTGAAAAAGGCCTAATGCTTGGAGTTGCATCCAGCTCAGGAAGAGAGTGGGTTAAGCATTATTTAAAACACTTTGGAATCGAGTCTCTATTTCAAACGGTTAAAACAAAAGAAGATGTTGAAAAGGTAAAACCTGATCCTGCTCTTTACATAAAGGCACTTGAAGAAATGGGCGTTGAACCGGAAGAAAGTTTGGCCATCGAAGATTCTGTAAATGGGTCAATTGCTGCTGTTCAGGCAGGAATGCACTGTGTGGCCGTTCCTAATGATGTGACCCATTTTCTTTCCTTTCATGAGAAGGTTAATCGGTACAAGGCTTTTTCTGAAATACCCATTGATGAACTGATAATAGGGCAAAGCAGCAGATAAAAAAAGGAGCAGGCTAAGCCCGCTCCTTTTAAATTTAAAAAATCGCATTCAAGATGAGGTAAACAATACCCGCTAATGTTGCTGATATCGGCAATGTGATTACCCATGTAATAAGCATTCTCTGTGCGGTTCCCCATTTTACTCCTTTAAGCCTGTGGGCAGAACCTACACCCAGGATAGAAGAGGAAATAACATGTGTGGTACTGACTGGCAAATGAATATATGTAGCGCCGAAGATGATCATTGCACCTGTTAAGTCAGCAGCCACTCCATTAATCGGGCGGATCTTCATAATTTTTCCTCCGACTGTCTTAATGATTTTCCAGCCGCCGATGGAAGTCCCGAGACCCATTGCTAATGCACAGGAAAACTGTACCCAAAATGGTATATCAGTTGAAGTGACATAGTTGTTTGCTATAAGTGCCATTGTAATAATACCCATGGCTTTCTGTGCGTCATTTGTTCCATGTGTATAAGATTGCAGGGCTGCTGTGAAAATCTGAAACAGCCTGAAGTTCCGATTTGTTTTAGTCAGGTTATTATTTTTGAAAACAATCTTAAAGATGCTGTAAACAATAAAACCGGCTGCAAATGCAATTAACGGCGAAAAGATAAGTGCTTGAAGGATTTTTAAAAACCCCTGATAGTTTAAAGCTGAAAATCCTGCTGCGGCAATCGCAGCACCGGCAATTGATCCTATGATTGCATGGGAAGAGCTGCTTGGGATGCCATAATACCAAGTCAGCAGATTCCAGAATATCGCAGCAACTAAAGCAGCCAGAATGACAAGAGAACCATTCTGCAAAGTGAAAGGGTCCACTATATCCTTTGTTATGGTTTTGGCAACCCCAGTAAATGTCATGGCACCAACAAAGTTCATGACGGCAGCCAATAGGATGGCATGCCTTGGTTTAAGAGCCTTCGTGGAGACAGAGGTAGCTATTGCGTTTGCCGTATCATGAAATCCATTGATAAAATCAAATGCCAGAGCTCCAATGACAATTAAGATTGTAATAATAAATACTGCATCCATTGTGATCGCCCCTTAAGCATTTTTCATGATGATGGTTTCAAGCGTGTTGGCGACATTCTGGCAGCTGTCAGCAATATCTTCCAGAGTTTCATAAATTTCTTTATACTGAATGATGCGGATAGGATCTTTTTCGGTGGCAAAAAGATGCTTGATTGACTGACGGCGGACTCCATCACATTTGGATTCGTAATCTTTGATTTTGATTGCATGATCTCTTATTTGCAGTAATTTCTTAGTTGAAAGAAGTTCAACAGATTTTTCAATTTCAATTGCACAGTTCTTAATTGCATCCACGAACTTCAGCATAAATTCATCAGCCTGTGTCATGGAATACATTTCAAATAAATCAGCACATTCCTCAAATCCATCCAGCACATCATCCATGCTCATGGCGAGGTGAAGAATATCTTCTCTTTCAATCGGCGTAATAAAAGCGTTATTTAACTCCTTAATGACTTCATGTACATAGGAATCGCCTTTTGTTTCATAGTCCTTCATCGTTTTTGAAAAGGTTTTTAAATCACTGACATTGTTGATCTTATAGTCGGCAAAATAAATTGCACTATCCTTTAGATTCATGGAAATATTGCTTAACAGCGTGTTAAACTTGTCCTTTTTCTTAAAAACCATTTTTTTACCCCCAATATTTTAGGAAAACTTCAATCAAACGTAATTATTTTATACGAAATCGACAAAATATGATAGTTTTTTTTATTACAGTAATATTCCCTAGTTTAATAAGAATAAACGAAGTGACTATTTTCAGCTGAAAAAAAACACCGCCAAATTCGGCGGTGTCTTAATTATTGGGAAATGACAATCTACCCTTTTAGCCTTCCAATAAAATCATGCAAGTTTTCAAGTGAAATCAAATTTTCATTGCATTTCCGGCTGTCCTGGCAAATGTAATTCCCTTTTTTGGTATAGGTGCCTAACTGAGAACCCTTAATTTCAGTTAAGAACATGCCTGTTTCTTCCAGTTTGTTGCAGATGGCACAGATTCCTTTTTTGCCAAGCGGTTTAAATGTTCCATATATGCCAGTCAGCTTGCCATCCAGGAGGCTGATCATATATTTCCTGTTTGTACCTTTGTCGTCCCATCCCAAGTAACTTATTTCCCTGAAATCGATATTTTCAGGTGCTGGCATTTTTAGTTTTTTTGCCTTGGGAAACAGTTTTTTGATCGATTGTTCAGTTATAGACGGAAAGGGTATTACATATTCCTTAATATGCGCTAGGAAGGCATCAGCCTGATCTCTTTCTTTTATATCACTGACTGGGGAAAGAAGCTGGTTTTGTTCCTCACTCAGCTCTGCAAAAAGGCCCATTACCTTTTCTGCTGAAAGAGACTTCAGTGCATTCAGCACCCCTGTATCATTGACAGATGCATGGCCATTAATCAGCACTTGGGTCTGATATTTAATAAAATTATATTGATCATTCCTGATAAAAGGTTCCATTATACACACTCCTATACCTTCAGCACCTCTGTATATCAACTTCACTTTATAAGAATTACATAAAAATGTAAATGTATAAAACGATTTGGAAATGAACATGGCATATGAAAAAGCACTGAACAGAGTTCAGTGCGAAAAATTCATTTTTTATAAACTATTTTTTTGATTGTCTCAGCGGAAAGAAAATATTCCTCCGCCAATTGGGTGATGGTTTTACCGTTCTGAAAGGCGACTTTTATAGAATGGTTCCGATCATCCAGAGCTTTTCTTGCTCCAGAGCGGGAACCCCATTTTCGGTAGTCCTTTTCCGGTTTGGGGATATAAATAGCCTCACCCTGAACGTATTTTTGAATCTCTGCGATCAGATTCTCCGGTAAAACAGCATGTGCTTTTACATAACTCATTTCTGCCAGCTCCTTATTTATTTTGATAAATAAAAAATGAATAAGGTGCAAAGCCGATATCAGAAATGGTTTTAGCTGAATGGGCGATAATTTAGTCCATTACCGCCTCATGCAAAGTATCGCCACCAATATCAGGCTTTGCATGAGACGCTGCATTATCAGGCATTGCAGCTGCAATGGCCATTCCCATCACCTCCTAAAATGTATTTTTTCATATTATAAATTAAAATGATTGCTGATGTATATATCTGTTCAATTCGACAAATTTCGGGCGGTGCCTGTCACCACTTGATTCTTGCAGACTTTTCTGATAATATATTTTTCTGCCCACGCGTACGCTCATATGTATTTCTCCATTGCGGCTGAAAAATATTTGAAAGGAGAAACATATGTCATCTGATTTTGAACACCCCGATTTTCAAAAGGAAGTCCAGCGGCTTGAATTCACGAAACGTTATATTGATGTCGTGATTAAAACATCCGAATCAAGTAAAGACAAGTTTCAGGAAAATATGAAAGAAGCTTTCGAGGACATTGACTGGCTTGAATCCAGTTTAAGTTACTCTTCGCTCCTGACAAATGCCCGTTTTTTTGAAATGTCCAAAGATGAATTAATGCAGCTCAAAAAAGCCCGGAAAAAGCCTTACTTTGCCAGAATTGATTTCTTACGGCAGGATTTAAAAGAAGAAGAGATACTGTACATAGGCAAAACTTCATTGTATTCAAGGGAAAATCAGGAGCAGATTATAGTTGACTGGCGTTCTCCGATAGCCAATTTATACTATGAAGGCAGGCTGGGAGAAGTTCAATACCATTCCTATGAAGAAAGCTTTACGGGACATTTATCGTTGAAAAGGCAATATATGATTGAAGATGGGATTCTGGATGAAATACGGGATATTGACCTCACGACCACAGACGAATTGCTTCAGGAATCACTTTCAAAAAGCTCAAGCAACCGCCTTACTGAAATTATTTCAACCATACAGGAAGAACAGAACAAAATAATACGTGCTGATTTGAATAAGCCCATCATTGTTCAAGGGGCGGCAGGCAGCGGCAAGACAACCATTGCTTTGCATAGAATAAGTTATTTCATTTACCAGTACAAAGAAAATTTTGCCCCTGAACAGCTGATGATACTGGCGCCGAGCAGGCTTTTCATTGATTATATTTCTGAGGCGCTCCCTGAACTTGGGGTAGAGAGAGTCCGTCAGACAACTTACCCGGAATATGTCCTGGCATGTCTTGGCGAAAACCTGAAATTGGCGGAAGACAATAAATTAGTGAATCTGCTTGAAGACCAGGGCAGTGAGGAAGTAAAACTTGCAGCCTGGGCATCATCCATTAAAGGTTCACCGGTATTTCAAACCATCCTCACTAATTACCTCAGAGAAATATATAATAGCTTCTGCCCCAGTGATGATTTTATGGTAGATAAGTTCAGGCTTTTTGGCCGCAAGAAATTCTTCCAGCTTTTTTTAGAGGACTACAATTATCTCCCTCTTTACCGCAGGCTGGAAAAATTGAAGGCTGTGCTTCAAAACGATCTTGCAAAGAAAAAGAAAAATATCATTAAGAAAATCGAAACGTATTATGACGAAAGAATTGAAAGGGCCCTCTATAGAGGCAGGGACCCTGAGAAAAGAAGACAATATGTTTCAGATGCTCTTGATAAAAAAGCATCCAGACTGGAAGAACTAAAAAGAAGCTTCAGGACAGCTGTGCCTAAATACATGAAGCAATTCCCGAAAAAAAGCCTGGTCCGGTATTACAAAGACCTATTCGAAGATTCTGTACGTCTTTCAAGATTATCAGGCGGAAAATTGCCTGTTGACGATGCACATAAACTTTGTGAATATTGCCGGGAGCTGTTCAGAAAAAAAGTTTATGAGAGGGAAGACTTAGCTTTAATGCTTTATCTGCAGGAAAGCTTATTTGGCATTCCCAAAGAGCTGAAGGCGAAAAATATTGTCATTGATGAAGCCCAGGACTACAGCTTTATGGAGCTTCTCTCACTAAAAAAGTCACTTGATACAGATATGTTTACACTAGTGGGGGACCTTGCCCAGGGAATTCACTCCTACAGGGGGCTCATAAGCTGGCAGGAGGTCCTGGATTTTATTTTTCCCCGTGCAACATATACAGAGCTTCAGAAAAGCTATCGTACTACAGTGGAAATTATGGAAAAAGCAAATGAATTACTTAAACTTCTTCCTTACTCATTCCCCGAGGTGGAGCCGGTCGTCCGCCATGGCAGAAATCCTGAGTTTATCAGGAGGGAAGATGGAAGCGAACTGGTAAAACAGCTTGAGAAACAGGTCATTTCATTGAAAGAAGAAGAGTATAAAACATTTGCGGTGATCGGGAAAACGATGAAAGACTGTCAGCTCATTCACAGCCTTTTTGAAAAGCATGCCAGGCTCCCTTTTAAACTGCTGCAGGAACAGGAAAGCATACCGAAGGATGAAATCGTTATCGTGCCATCTTACTTGGCCAAGGGACTTGAATTTGATGCTGTTATGATTCTGTCCATGGAAGAGGAGTTTTCCAGAAATTCTGAACTGGACATTAAATTGCTTTATGTCGCCATGACACGGCCTCTTCACCGATTATATTTTTATGGATTGAAACAAGGCAATTTCATAGTAGTTTAAAACTTCAGCAGCTGATTTGTCAGCTGCTTATTCTTTTTTGAAAAATGATCCTGTCCTTTGTTTAGGACAAAATTTCACCGGGAAAATCATTTTTACATGAGAAAAACTGGTAAATAATGCGGAAATATAAAATCCCGGCATCTGCCGTTTATATAGATGGGCGATTGCATCTCTAAGGCAATCGCTTTTGTTTTGGAGTGTAAACAGTAGGTCCCCTTCTCCTGGAAATGATAAAATGAATTAAAACAAGGAAGGAGATGATTCCATCATATGAAGGATATCAGCGGCACTTTAACCTTAAATAATGGAGTTGAAATGCCTCAATTCGGGCTCGGAGTATATAAAGTCGAAAAGGGATTGCAGATTGAAAACACAGTAAAAGATGCCATTAACATAGGATACAGGCTGATTGATACTGCGGCTTTTTATGAAAATGAGGAGGGTGTTGGCAAGGCAATAAAAGAAAGCGGAGTGCCCAGAGAAGAGCTGTTCATTACGACAAAAGTATGGAATACGGATCAGGGATATGATCAGACCCTTAATACTTTTGATAATAGTTTGAAAAAGATGGGATTGGATTACATAGATTTATACCTTATCCATTGGCCGGTTAAGGAGAAATACCTCGAAACCTGGAAGGCGCTTGAAAAGCTTTATAAGGATGGCAAGGCAAGAGCCATAGGGGTGAGCAATTTTCAAATTCATCATTTAAAGGATATTCTGGAGAATTCTTCTGAAAAGCCTGCAGTCAATCAGGTTGAGCTGCATCCTCTTCTTTCTCAGAAAGAATTGAGGGCATTTTGCAGTGAACATAATATAAAAGTACAGGCCTGGTCTCCAATTGCCAGGGGAAGAGTGCTCGAGGACAGTGACATAAAAGAAATTGCTGAAAGGCACAACAAATCAGCAGCCCAGATTATTCTAAGATGGCATCTCCAAAACGGCATAATGGTCATTCCTAAATCTGTGAAAAAAGATAGACTAAGGGAAAATGCAGATATATTTGATTTTGAATTAACTGAAGATGAAATGAGACAAATGAATGCATTAAATAATAACCATCGCTTTGGAGCAGATCCGGACAACTTTGATTTCTAAAATCATATAGCAAAAAACATCCTAACGGGTGTTTTTTTATTTTATAAAATTTTTCCAGTAGAATAGTTTTTAAATTTTTGGTTTTAGATAATGAATCCTGGGTAATTTAATTGTACAAGCAGATAAGATCACCAAAAGCTGCGCAGCTGAATGAAATTCTTTATCTGATCAAAAGCTAAAATAAATTAAAACGAGGAGTGATTTTCAATGTTGAGCTTTTTATGGGCATTAATTATAGGTGGTATTATTGGTTGGTTAGCAGGTATGATTTTGGGAAGAGATATTCCAGGCGGAATTATCGGTAACATCATCGCTGGTTTCATTGGTGCATGGTTAGGGTCATTAATTCTTGGTGATTGGGGACCAGTCGTAGCTGACTTTGCTATTATTCCTGCTTTAATTGGTGCTATCGTGCTTGTATTCATCGTAGGCTTCATCATGAAGGCTATGCGTAAATCTCATGACTAATTGAATTAATCCAAAGAAGTCCCATTTGGGGCTTCTTTT
It encodes the following:
- the helD gene encoding RNA polymerase recycling motor HelD, translated to MSSDFEHPDFQKEVQRLEFTKRYIDVVIKTSESSKDKFQENMKEAFEDIDWLESSLSYSSLLTNARFFEMSKDELMQLKKARKKPYFARIDFLRQDLKEEEILYIGKTSLYSRENQEQIIVDWRSPIANLYYEGRLGEVQYHSYEESFTGHLSLKRQYMIEDGILDEIRDIDLTTTDELLQESLSKSSSNRLTEIISTIQEEQNKIIRADLNKPIIVQGAAGSGKTTIALHRISYFIYQYKENFAPEQLMILAPSRLFIDYISEALPELGVERVRQTTYPEYVLACLGENLKLAEDNKLVNLLEDQGSEEVKLAAWASSIKGSPVFQTILTNYLREIYNSFCPSDDFMVDKFRLFGRKKFFQLFLEDYNYLPLYRRLEKLKAVLQNDLAKKKKNIIKKIETYYDERIERALYRGRDPEKRRQYVSDALDKKASRLEELKRSFRTAVPKYMKQFPKKSLVRYYKDLFEDSVRLSRLSGGKLPVDDAHKLCEYCRELFRKKVYEREDLALMLYLQESLFGIPKELKAKNIVIDEAQDYSFMELLSLKKSLDTDMFTLVGDLAQGIHSYRGLISWQEVLDFIFPRATYTELQKSYRTTVEIMEKANELLKLLPYSFPEVEPVVRHGRNPEFIRREDGSELVKQLEKQVISLKEEEYKTFAVIGKTMKDCQLIHSLFEKHARLPFKLLQEQESIPKDEIVIVPSYLAKGLEFDAVMILSMEEEFSRNSELDIKLLYVAMTRPLHRLYFYGLKQGNFIVV
- a CDS encoding M20 family metallopeptidase, which encodes MFANLKTMNLSQQAEYLTKAIVQMESYNHSDGEGHKAEFLKEVICSFPSFQNNDHLVWTQEIPGDELGRKNVFAFLKGREMSKKTIIYLAHLDTVGIEDFGPIQGMAHNPDKLQEFFEQYDSDPEVQEDARSNEWLFGRGALDMQSGIAVHLANLLYFSENPGELEGNLLVMFNADEEGEHKGSRAALSELLRLKEKMGLEYMAAINNDFISPLYDGDTTKYIYTGTAGKILPCFSIFGRETHAGESLAGIDPTLIAAELTARISQNFQLTEKLEGELVLPPSCLYMRDDKKRYDVQTAVGCRVYFNYFFYEKPLKQLSKELKMIAEGAAIAVEHRLEGAYKDFRTVNKLPERQLDWGTEVTALDEFLVYLEEKGIDTVSVMEEARKKSSLHETDARMIAFDIVEALHQSDPEKKPRVILFYGTPFLPANTIDVTAERGIFLKSCLEEVLAEEAKKTGETFKVRKYFPYLSDGSFLSFDGSDEDIQSLKKNFPALNSLFPIPLKAMRDLNISVINLGVYGKAGHKWTERVYKPYTFDILPEVIRKLTKRILEKQVN
- a CDS encoding FusB/FusC family EF-G-binding protein, with amino-acid sequence MEPFIRNDQYNFIKYQTQVLINGHASVNDTGVLNALKSLSAEKVMGLFAELSEEQNQLLSPVSDIKERDQADAFLAHIKEYVIPFPSITEQSIKKLFPKAKKLKMPAPENIDFREISYLGWDDKGTNRKYMISLLDGKLTGIYGTFKPLGKKGICAICNKLEETGMFLTEIKGSQLGTYTKKGNYICQDSRKCNENLISLENLHDFIGRLKG
- a CDS encoding DUF47 domain-containing protein — encoded protein: MVFKKKDKFNTLLSNISMNLKDSAIYFADYKINNVSDLKTFSKTMKDYETKGDSYVHEVIKELNNAFITPIEREDILHLAMSMDDVLDGFEECADLFEMYSMTQADEFMLKFVDAIKNCAIEIEKSVELLSTKKLLQIRDHAIKIKDYESKCDGVRRQSIKHLFATEKDPIRIIQYKEIYETLEDIADSCQNVANTLETIIMKNA
- a CDS encoding aldo/keto reductase, yielding MKDISGTLTLNNGVEMPQFGLGVYKVEKGLQIENTVKDAINIGYRLIDTAAFYENEEGVGKAIKESGVPREELFITTKVWNTDQGYDQTLNTFDNSLKKMGLDYIDLYLIHWPVKEKYLETWKALEKLYKDGKARAIGVSNFQIHHLKDILENSSEKPAVNQVELHPLLSQKELRAFCSEHNIKVQAWSPIARGRVLEDSDIKEIAERHNKSAAQIILRWHLQNGIMVIPKSVKKDRLRENADIFDFELTEDEMRQMNALNNNHRFGADPDNFDF
- a CDS encoding CD3324 family protein, whose product is MSYVKAHAVLPENLIAEIQKYVQGEAIYIPKPEKDYRKWGSRSGARKALDDRNHSIKVAFQNGKTITQLAEEYFLSAETIKKIVYKK
- a CDS encoding GlsB/YeaQ/YmgE family stress response membrane protein — translated: MLSFLWALIIGGIIGWLAGMILGRDIPGGIIGNIIAGFIGAWLGSLILGDWGPVVADFAIIPALIGAIVLVFIVGFIMKAMRKSHD
- a CDS encoding HAD family hydrolase; this translates as MIKAVIFDFDGTIVDTESLWYKVFKHILFEDYGFDLRLEDFAKGIGTTDDILFNYIDDKLGIKVNRKSIQEKTERAFQSQRDILILREGVQELIGKCIEKGLMLGVASSSGREWVKHYLKHFGIESLFQTVKTKEDVEKVKPDPALYIKALEEMGVEPEESLAIEDSVNGSIAAVQAGMHCVAVPNDVTHFLSFHEKVNRYKAFSEIPIDELIIGQSSR
- a CDS encoding inorganic phosphate transporter, with protein sequence MDAVFIITILIVIGALAFDFINGFHDTANAIATSVSTKALKPRHAILLAAVMNFVGAMTFTGVAKTITKDIVDPFTLQNGSLVILAALVAAIFWNLLTWYYGIPSSSSHAIIGSIAGAAIAAAGFSALNYQGFLKILQALIFSPLIAFAAGFIVYSIFKIVFKNNNLTKTNRNFRLFQIFTAALQSYTHGTNDAQKAMGIITMALIANNYVTSTDIPFWVQFSCALAMGLGTSIGGWKIIKTVGGKIMKIRPINGVAADLTGAMIIFGATYIHLPVSTTHVISSSILGVGSAHRLKGVKWGTAQRMLITWVITLPISATLAGIVYLILNAIF